From Chloroflexota bacterium, one genomic window encodes:
- a CDS encoding response regulator transcription factor — protein MKILVVDDDAELRGLIGFALSQAGYAVVQAADGTQALTQFAAEQPELVILDVNMPGLDGFEVCRRIRAQSAVPVMLLTVRNSEDDLIRGLDGGADDYLNKPFSPRTLTARVRALLRRVGGERPTPLQQGDLVLDTERQSVSREGLGFVALTNREFRLLQYLLANAGRVVSNEQVTIHVWGHHGIGDRTLLKQLVHRLRQKIEPNPAEPQYLVTIPSVGYILQPNGAS, from the coding sequence ATGAAGATTTTAGTCGTTGATGATGATGCTGAATTGCGCGGATTAATTGGTTTTGCCTTGAGCCAAGCAGGTTATGCGGTAGTGCAAGCAGCTGATGGCACGCAAGCATTAACCCAATTTGCTGCTGAACAACCTGAATTAGTAATTCTCGATGTGAATATGCCTGGTTTGGATGGATTTGAAGTTTGTCGGCGCATCCGTGCCCAGTCGGCAGTGCCGGTCATGCTCCTAACTGTGCGCAACAGCGAAGATGATCTGATTCGCGGCTTGGATGGTGGCGCTGATGATTATCTCAACAAGCCGTTTAGCCCGCGCACTCTGACGGCGCGAGTGCGTGCGCTGTTGCGGCGCGTTGGCGGCGAACGGCCAACACCGTTGCAACAAGGCGATTTAGTGCTCGATACCGAGCGCCAAAGCGTTAGCCGCGAAGGCTTGGGCTTTGTCGCCTTGACCAATCGTGAATTTCGTTTGCTGCAATATTTATTGGCCAATGCTGGGCGGGTCGTTAGCAACGAGCAAGTCACAATCCACGTTTGGGGCCATCATGGAATTGGCGATCGCACCTTATTGAAACAATTGGTGCATCGTTTACGCCAAAAAATCGAGCCAAACCCCGCCGAACCCCAATATTTGGTTACGATCCCCAGTGTTGGCTATATATTGCAGCCCAACGGCGCAAGCTAG
- a CDS encoding redoxin domain-containing protein, translated as MDSTTLKVGDQAPDWTLTGTEGDVHLADFQSQKNVVLLFYPLDFSPVCSLQLPSYQARKPEFDQRDTEIFGISTDSKWSHKAFSEQLGLEYQLLSDYQRHVSEAYGVLRPEGFTNRAVFVIDKAGIIRHVSVTNPGQQPDQNEVIRVLETL; from the coding sequence GTGGATAGTACCACCCTCAAAGTGGGCGATCAAGCCCCCGATTGGACATTAACGGGCACTGAAGGCGATGTACACTTGGCCGACTTCCAAAGCCAAAAAAACGTTGTGCTTTTGTTTTATCCATTAGATTTCAGCCCTGTTTGTTCGTTGCAATTGCCCAGCTATCAAGCTCGCAAGCCTGAGTTTGATCAACGCGATACCGAGATTTTTGGCATTAGCACCGATAGCAAGTGGTCGCATAAAGCCTTTTCCGAGCAACTTGGGCTAGAATATCAGTTGCTGAGCGATTATCAGCGCCATGTTTCCGAGGCCTATGGCGTGTTGCGACCTGAAGGGTTTACCAATCGGGCGGTCTTTGTCATTGATAAAGCTGGCATTATTCGCCATGTTTCGGTGACTAACCCCGGCCAACAGCCCGACCAAAATGAGGTCATTCGGGTTTTAGAAACGTTGTAA